Proteins encoded by one window of Cucurbita pepo subsp. pepo cultivar mu-cu-16 chromosome LG14, ASM280686v2, whole genome shotgun sequence:
- the LOC111810327 gene encoding mechanosensitive ion channel protein 2, chloroplastic-like isoform X2: MVLVGSLQLSYHLGPWKNHLLEENLKFQQKNTWSSHLFSLKYPPSYVVPSRYNAFRCHSSLMTNQPLDPPGMKAAIVALTRFCNVLGGCPPPVVKMVPAVSIMIFSVWGIGPFLRYTRSLLHSDSNWKKSQTYKVMTLYLQPLLLWTGATLICRALDPVVLPTESSQVVKQRVLNFVRSLSTVLAFAYCLSSMIQQAQKFFSETSESSDARNMGFQFAWKAVYSAVWVAALSLFMELLGFSTQKWLTAGGLGTVLLTLAGREIFTNFLSSVMIHATRPFVVNEWIQTRIEGYEVSGTVEHVGWWSPTIIRGEDREAVHIPNHKFTMNVVRNLSQKTHWRIKTHLAISHLDVSKINNIVADMRKVLAKNPQVEQQRLHRRVFLENVNPENQALLILISCFVKTSHFEEYLCVKEAIFLDLLRVIRHHRARLATPIRTVQKMHSDSDLESIPFSDSIFGHGGATLNRRMLMIEPPYKIYGDDRKQSHGRTSRTTTGEQNSKPIARSSGDNKASKETTPSERKTEVKTGEGRDSDTKIHSKVPMSTSEDKPSSESKHKSSSRSVSSTNGIADMPSSDAKTTTSDTDNSMQDSGSSKKSKNSSGSNNKQNYKPIHSSVSFQEDVKKPEGTTSSASQPRIEGDQTTNPSTTKPGVEENIILGVALDGSKRTLPIDDDTPSSPQTTLGAKDLAAASLNGNGATGATTPDKETKRQSPPTTSSIE, translated from the exons ATGGTTCTTGTTGGTTCTTTGCAACTGTCCTATCATCTGGGACCGTGGAAAAACCATTTGCTCGAAGAAAATCTTAAG TTTCAGCAGAAGAACACTTGGAGCAGTCATTTATTTAGCTTGAAATACCCACCTAGTTACGTTGTGCCTTCTAGATACAATGCATTCAGGTGCCATTCGTCATTGATGACAAACCAACCACTGGATCCCCCTGGGATGAAGGCTGCTATAGTGGCGTTGACAAG GTTTTGTAATGTATTAGGTGGTTGTCCTCCTCCAGTGGTTAAGATGGTTCCTGCAGTTAGTATTATGATATTTTCTGTATGGGGTATTGGACCATTTTTGCGTTATACAAGAAGCCTACTCCAT AGTGATAGTAACTGGAAGAAAAGCCAGACATATAAAGTCATGACCTTGTATCTTCAACCATTATTGCTATGGACTGGAGCAACACTTATTTGCAG AGCTTTAGATCCAGTAGTTTTACCTACAGAGTCTAGCCAAGTTGTGAAGCAACGGGTGTTGAATTTTGTTAGGTCATTGTCCACTGTACTGGCCTTTGCGTATTGCTTATCTAG CATGATTCAACAAGCACAGAAATTCTTCTCAGAGACTAGTGAATCCAGTGATGCGAGAAAT ATGGGCTTTCAATTTGCTTGGAAAGCTGTGTACTCTGCAGTATGGGTTGCTGCTCTCTCGTTGTTCATGGAGCTGTTAGGCTTTTCAACCCAAAAATGGCTTACAGCTGGAGGTCTTGGGACTGTGTTGCTGACATTAGCTGGCCGCGAG ATTTTCACCAACTTTCTCTCAAGTGTAATGATTCATGCAACCCGTCCTTTCGTTGTAAATGAGTGGATCCAAACGAGGATCGAGGGCTATGAAGTTTCTGGAACTGTTGAG CATGTAGGCTGGTGGTCGCCAACGATCATTAGAGGTGAAGATCGTGAAGCAGTTCACATACCAAACCATAAGTTTACCATGAATGTCGTGAGAAATCTCAGTCAAAAAACTCACTGGCGGATTAAAACCCACCTAGCCATCAGCCATTTGGATGTCAGTAAAATCAAT AATATTGTCGCAGACATGCGGAAAGTCTTGGCAAAGAACCCTCAAGTTGAACAACAGAGATTGCATAGAAGAGTTTTCTTGGAAAACGTGAATCCTGAAAATCAGGCCCTTTTG ATTTTGATATCTTGCTTTGTCAAGACTTCACATTTTGAAGAATACCTTTGTGTGAAG GAAGCTATATTTTTGGATCTTCTTAGAGTCATTAGACATCACCGAGCTCGACTTGCGACACCAATCCGCACAGTGCAGAAGATGCATAGTGATTCAGACTTGGAAAGCATTCCATTTTCTGATTCAATATTTGGTCATGGTGGTGCGACTTTGAATCGCCGCATGCTGATGATTGAACCCCCCTACAAAATTTACGGAGATGATAGAAAGCAAAGCCATGGTAGGACATCACGCACAACAACTGGAGAACAAAACAGTAAGCCCATTGCACGGTCGTCGGGTGACAACAAGGCATCTAAAGAGACAACACCATCCGAAAGAAAGACGGAAGTAAAGACTGGAGAAGGACGAGACTCCGATACAAAAATACATTCCAAAGTTCCGATGTCGACCTCTGAAGATAAACCAAGCAGTGAATCGAAACATAAATCATCATCAAGGTCTGTGTCGAGTACGAATGGTATCGCTGATATGCCATCGTCTGATGCCAAAACAACTACATCAGATACTGATAATTCAATGCAAGATTCTGGCTCctccaagaaatccaaaaatagCTCAGGGAGTAACAACAAGCAGAACTACAAGCCTATCCATTCTTCTGTTTCCTTTCAGGAAGATGTCAAGAAACCAGAAGGAACTACTTCATCAGCTTCACAGCCAAGGATAGAAGGCGATCAGACGACGAATCCATCAACAACAAAGCCCGGCGTAGAAGAGAATATAATCCTCGGCGTTGCTTTGGATGGCTCTAAGAGAACACTTCCTATCGACGACGACACGCCATCTTCCCCTCAAACGACGTTGGGAGCAAAAGATTTGGCTGCTGCATCCCTGAATGGGAACGGGGCGACTGGAGCAACAACTCCCGACAAGGAAACGAAACGGCAGTCTCCTCCTACCACATCTTCTATTGAATAA
- the LOC111810327 gene encoding mechanosensitive ion channel protein 2, chloroplastic-like isoform X1, which produces MVLVGSLQLSYHLGPWKNHLLEENLKFTSHSNNIRLLNVASPSSLLFQQKNTWSSHLFSLKYPPSYVVPSRYNAFRCHSSLMTNQPLDPPGMKAAIVALTRFCNVLGGCPPPVVKMVPAVSIMIFSVWGIGPFLRYTRSLLHSDSNWKKSQTYKVMTLYLQPLLLWTGATLICRALDPVVLPTESSQVVKQRVLNFVRSLSTVLAFAYCLSSMIQQAQKFFSETSESSDARNMGFQFAWKAVYSAVWVAALSLFMELLGFSTQKWLTAGGLGTVLLTLAGREIFTNFLSSVMIHATRPFVVNEWIQTRIEGYEVSGTVEHVGWWSPTIIRGEDREAVHIPNHKFTMNVVRNLSQKTHWRIKTHLAISHLDVSKINNIVADMRKVLAKNPQVEQQRLHRRVFLENVNPENQALLILISCFVKTSHFEEYLCVKEAIFLDLLRVIRHHRARLATPIRTVQKMHSDSDLESIPFSDSIFGHGGATLNRRMLMIEPPYKIYGDDRKQSHGRTSRTTTGEQNSKPIARSSGDNKASKETTPSERKTEVKTGEGRDSDTKIHSKVPMSTSEDKPSSESKHKSSSRSVSSTNGIADMPSSDAKTTTSDTDNSMQDSGSSKKSKNSSGSNNKQNYKPIHSSVSFQEDVKKPEGTTSSASQPRIEGDQTTNPSTTKPGVEENIILGVALDGSKRTLPIDDDTPSSPQTTLGAKDLAAASLNGNGATGATTPDKETKRQSPPTTSSIE; this is translated from the exons ATGGTTCTTGTTGGTTCTTTGCAACTGTCCTATCATCTGGGACCGTGGAAAAACCATTTGCTCGAAGAAAATCTTAAG TTTACCTCTCATAGCAATAACATACGGTTACTGAATGTAGCCAGTCCATCGTCTCTTTTA TTTCAGCAGAAGAACACTTGGAGCAGTCATTTATTTAGCTTGAAATACCCACCTAGTTACGTTGTGCCTTCTAGATACAATGCATTCAGGTGCCATTCGTCATTGATGACAAACCAACCACTGGATCCCCCTGGGATGAAGGCTGCTATAGTGGCGTTGACAAG GTTTTGTAATGTATTAGGTGGTTGTCCTCCTCCAGTGGTTAAGATGGTTCCTGCAGTTAGTATTATGATATTTTCTGTATGGGGTATTGGACCATTTTTGCGTTATACAAGAAGCCTACTCCAT AGTGATAGTAACTGGAAGAAAAGCCAGACATATAAAGTCATGACCTTGTATCTTCAACCATTATTGCTATGGACTGGAGCAACACTTATTTGCAG AGCTTTAGATCCAGTAGTTTTACCTACAGAGTCTAGCCAAGTTGTGAAGCAACGGGTGTTGAATTTTGTTAGGTCATTGTCCACTGTACTGGCCTTTGCGTATTGCTTATCTAG CATGATTCAACAAGCACAGAAATTCTTCTCAGAGACTAGTGAATCCAGTGATGCGAGAAAT ATGGGCTTTCAATTTGCTTGGAAAGCTGTGTACTCTGCAGTATGGGTTGCTGCTCTCTCGTTGTTCATGGAGCTGTTAGGCTTTTCAACCCAAAAATGGCTTACAGCTGGAGGTCTTGGGACTGTGTTGCTGACATTAGCTGGCCGCGAG ATTTTCACCAACTTTCTCTCAAGTGTAATGATTCATGCAACCCGTCCTTTCGTTGTAAATGAGTGGATCCAAACGAGGATCGAGGGCTATGAAGTTTCTGGAACTGTTGAG CATGTAGGCTGGTGGTCGCCAACGATCATTAGAGGTGAAGATCGTGAAGCAGTTCACATACCAAACCATAAGTTTACCATGAATGTCGTGAGAAATCTCAGTCAAAAAACTCACTGGCGGATTAAAACCCACCTAGCCATCAGCCATTTGGATGTCAGTAAAATCAAT AATATTGTCGCAGACATGCGGAAAGTCTTGGCAAAGAACCCTCAAGTTGAACAACAGAGATTGCATAGAAGAGTTTTCTTGGAAAACGTGAATCCTGAAAATCAGGCCCTTTTG ATTTTGATATCTTGCTTTGTCAAGACTTCACATTTTGAAGAATACCTTTGTGTGAAG GAAGCTATATTTTTGGATCTTCTTAGAGTCATTAGACATCACCGAGCTCGACTTGCGACACCAATCCGCACAGTGCAGAAGATGCATAGTGATTCAGACTTGGAAAGCATTCCATTTTCTGATTCAATATTTGGTCATGGTGGTGCGACTTTGAATCGCCGCATGCTGATGATTGAACCCCCCTACAAAATTTACGGAGATGATAGAAAGCAAAGCCATGGTAGGACATCACGCACAACAACTGGAGAACAAAACAGTAAGCCCATTGCACGGTCGTCGGGTGACAACAAGGCATCTAAAGAGACAACACCATCCGAAAGAAAGACGGAAGTAAAGACTGGAGAAGGACGAGACTCCGATACAAAAATACATTCCAAAGTTCCGATGTCGACCTCTGAAGATAAACCAAGCAGTGAATCGAAACATAAATCATCATCAAGGTCTGTGTCGAGTACGAATGGTATCGCTGATATGCCATCGTCTGATGCCAAAACAACTACATCAGATACTGATAATTCAATGCAAGATTCTGGCTCctccaagaaatccaaaaatagCTCAGGGAGTAACAACAAGCAGAACTACAAGCCTATCCATTCTTCTGTTTCCTTTCAGGAAGATGTCAAGAAACCAGAAGGAACTACTTCATCAGCTTCACAGCCAAGGATAGAAGGCGATCAGACGACGAATCCATCAACAACAAAGCCCGGCGTAGAAGAGAATATAATCCTCGGCGTTGCTTTGGATGGCTCTAAGAGAACACTTCCTATCGACGACGACACGCCATCTTCCCCTCAAACGACGTTGGGAGCAAAAGATTTGGCTGCTGCATCCCTGAATGGGAACGGGGCGACTGGAGCAACAACTCCCGACAAGGAAACGAAACGGCAGTCTCCTCCTACCACATCTTCTATTGAATAA
- the LOC111810327 gene encoding mechanosensitive ion channel protein 2, chloroplastic-like isoform X3 encodes MTNQPLDPPGMKAAIVALTRFCNVLGGCPPPVVKMVPAVSIMIFSVWGIGPFLRYTRSLLHSDSNWKKSQTYKVMTLYLQPLLLWTGATLICRALDPVVLPTESSQVVKQRVLNFVRSLSTVLAFAYCLSSMIQQAQKFFSETSESSDARNMGFQFAWKAVYSAVWVAALSLFMELLGFSTQKWLTAGGLGTVLLTLAGREIFTNFLSSVMIHATRPFVVNEWIQTRIEGYEVSGTVEHVGWWSPTIIRGEDREAVHIPNHKFTMNVVRNLSQKTHWRIKTHLAISHLDVSKINNIVADMRKVLAKNPQVEQQRLHRRVFLENVNPENQALLILISCFVKTSHFEEYLCVKEAIFLDLLRVIRHHRARLATPIRTVQKMHSDSDLESIPFSDSIFGHGGATLNRRMLMIEPPYKIYGDDRKQSHGRTSRTTTGEQNSKPIARSSGDNKASKETTPSERKTEVKTGEGRDSDTKIHSKVPMSTSEDKPSSESKHKSSSRSVSSTNGIADMPSSDAKTTTSDTDNSMQDSGSSKKSKNSSGSNNKQNYKPIHSSVSFQEDVKKPEGTTSSASQPRIEGDQTTNPSTTKPGVEENIILGVALDGSKRTLPIDDDTPSSPQTTLGAKDLAAASLNGNGATGATTPDKETKRQSPPTTSSIE; translated from the exons ATGACAAACCAACCACTGGATCCCCCTGGGATGAAGGCTGCTATAGTGGCGTTGACAAG GTTTTGTAATGTATTAGGTGGTTGTCCTCCTCCAGTGGTTAAGATGGTTCCTGCAGTTAGTATTATGATATTTTCTGTATGGGGTATTGGACCATTTTTGCGTTATACAAGAAGCCTACTCCAT AGTGATAGTAACTGGAAGAAAAGCCAGACATATAAAGTCATGACCTTGTATCTTCAACCATTATTGCTATGGACTGGAGCAACACTTATTTGCAG AGCTTTAGATCCAGTAGTTTTACCTACAGAGTCTAGCCAAGTTGTGAAGCAACGGGTGTTGAATTTTGTTAGGTCATTGTCCACTGTACTGGCCTTTGCGTATTGCTTATCTAG CATGATTCAACAAGCACAGAAATTCTTCTCAGAGACTAGTGAATCCAGTGATGCGAGAAAT ATGGGCTTTCAATTTGCTTGGAAAGCTGTGTACTCTGCAGTATGGGTTGCTGCTCTCTCGTTGTTCATGGAGCTGTTAGGCTTTTCAACCCAAAAATGGCTTACAGCTGGAGGTCTTGGGACTGTGTTGCTGACATTAGCTGGCCGCGAG ATTTTCACCAACTTTCTCTCAAGTGTAATGATTCATGCAACCCGTCCTTTCGTTGTAAATGAGTGGATCCAAACGAGGATCGAGGGCTATGAAGTTTCTGGAACTGTTGAG CATGTAGGCTGGTGGTCGCCAACGATCATTAGAGGTGAAGATCGTGAAGCAGTTCACATACCAAACCATAAGTTTACCATGAATGTCGTGAGAAATCTCAGTCAAAAAACTCACTGGCGGATTAAAACCCACCTAGCCATCAGCCATTTGGATGTCAGTAAAATCAAT AATATTGTCGCAGACATGCGGAAAGTCTTGGCAAAGAACCCTCAAGTTGAACAACAGAGATTGCATAGAAGAGTTTTCTTGGAAAACGTGAATCCTGAAAATCAGGCCCTTTTG ATTTTGATATCTTGCTTTGTCAAGACTTCACATTTTGAAGAATACCTTTGTGTGAAG GAAGCTATATTTTTGGATCTTCTTAGAGTCATTAGACATCACCGAGCTCGACTTGCGACACCAATCCGCACAGTGCAGAAGATGCATAGTGATTCAGACTTGGAAAGCATTCCATTTTCTGATTCAATATTTGGTCATGGTGGTGCGACTTTGAATCGCCGCATGCTGATGATTGAACCCCCCTACAAAATTTACGGAGATGATAGAAAGCAAAGCCATGGTAGGACATCACGCACAACAACTGGAGAACAAAACAGTAAGCCCATTGCACGGTCGTCGGGTGACAACAAGGCATCTAAAGAGACAACACCATCCGAAAGAAAGACGGAAGTAAAGACTGGAGAAGGACGAGACTCCGATACAAAAATACATTCCAAAGTTCCGATGTCGACCTCTGAAGATAAACCAAGCAGTGAATCGAAACATAAATCATCATCAAGGTCTGTGTCGAGTACGAATGGTATCGCTGATATGCCATCGTCTGATGCCAAAACAACTACATCAGATACTGATAATTCAATGCAAGATTCTGGCTCctccaagaaatccaaaaatagCTCAGGGAGTAACAACAAGCAGAACTACAAGCCTATCCATTCTTCTGTTTCCTTTCAGGAAGATGTCAAGAAACCAGAAGGAACTACTTCATCAGCTTCACAGCCAAGGATAGAAGGCGATCAGACGACGAATCCATCAACAACAAAGCCCGGCGTAGAAGAGAATATAATCCTCGGCGTTGCTTTGGATGGCTCTAAGAGAACACTTCCTATCGACGACGACACGCCATCTTCCCCTCAAACGACGTTGGGAGCAAAAGATTTGGCTGCTGCATCCCTGAATGGGAACGGGGCGACTGGAGCAACAACTCCCGACAAGGAAACGAAACGGCAGTCTCCTCCTACCACATCTTCTATTGAATAA
- the LOC111810327 gene encoding mechanosensitive ion channel protein 2, chloroplastic-like isoform X4 has protein sequence MVPAVSIMIFSVWGIGPFLRYTRSLLHSDSNWKKSQTYKVMTLYLQPLLLWTGATLICRALDPVVLPTESSQVVKQRVLNFVRSLSTVLAFAYCLSSMIQQAQKFFSETSESSDARNMGFQFAWKAVYSAVWVAALSLFMELLGFSTQKWLTAGGLGTVLLTLAGREIFTNFLSSVMIHATRPFVVNEWIQTRIEGYEVSGTVEHVGWWSPTIIRGEDREAVHIPNHKFTMNVVRNLSQKTHWRIKTHLAISHLDVSKINNIVADMRKVLAKNPQVEQQRLHRRVFLENVNPENQALLILISCFVKTSHFEEYLCVKEAIFLDLLRVIRHHRARLATPIRTVQKMHSDSDLESIPFSDSIFGHGGATLNRRMLMIEPPYKIYGDDRKQSHGRTSRTTTGEQNSKPIARSSGDNKASKETTPSERKTEVKTGEGRDSDTKIHSKVPMSTSEDKPSSESKHKSSSRSVSSTNGIADMPSSDAKTTTSDTDNSMQDSGSSKKSKNSSGSNNKQNYKPIHSSVSFQEDVKKPEGTTSSASQPRIEGDQTTNPSTTKPGVEENIILGVALDGSKRTLPIDDDTPSSPQTTLGAKDLAAASLNGNGATGATTPDKETKRQSPPTTSSIE, from the exons ATGGTTCCTGCAGTTAGTATTATGATATTTTCTGTATGGGGTATTGGACCATTTTTGCGTTATACAAGAAGCCTACTCCAT AGTGATAGTAACTGGAAGAAAAGCCAGACATATAAAGTCATGACCTTGTATCTTCAACCATTATTGCTATGGACTGGAGCAACACTTATTTGCAG AGCTTTAGATCCAGTAGTTTTACCTACAGAGTCTAGCCAAGTTGTGAAGCAACGGGTGTTGAATTTTGTTAGGTCATTGTCCACTGTACTGGCCTTTGCGTATTGCTTATCTAG CATGATTCAACAAGCACAGAAATTCTTCTCAGAGACTAGTGAATCCAGTGATGCGAGAAAT ATGGGCTTTCAATTTGCTTGGAAAGCTGTGTACTCTGCAGTATGGGTTGCTGCTCTCTCGTTGTTCATGGAGCTGTTAGGCTTTTCAACCCAAAAATGGCTTACAGCTGGAGGTCTTGGGACTGTGTTGCTGACATTAGCTGGCCGCGAG ATTTTCACCAACTTTCTCTCAAGTGTAATGATTCATGCAACCCGTCCTTTCGTTGTAAATGAGTGGATCCAAACGAGGATCGAGGGCTATGAAGTTTCTGGAACTGTTGAG CATGTAGGCTGGTGGTCGCCAACGATCATTAGAGGTGAAGATCGTGAAGCAGTTCACATACCAAACCATAAGTTTACCATGAATGTCGTGAGAAATCTCAGTCAAAAAACTCACTGGCGGATTAAAACCCACCTAGCCATCAGCCATTTGGATGTCAGTAAAATCAAT AATATTGTCGCAGACATGCGGAAAGTCTTGGCAAAGAACCCTCAAGTTGAACAACAGAGATTGCATAGAAGAGTTTTCTTGGAAAACGTGAATCCTGAAAATCAGGCCCTTTTG ATTTTGATATCTTGCTTTGTCAAGACTTCACATTTTGAAGAATACCTTTGTGTGAAG GAAGCTATATTTTTGGATCTTCTTAGAGTCATTAGACATCACCGAGCTCGACTTGCGACACCAATCCGCACAGTGCAGAAGATGCATAGTGATTCAGACTTGGAAAGCATTCCATTTTCTGATTCAATATTTGGTCATGGTGGTGCGACTTTGAATCGCCGCATGCTGATGATTGAACCCCCCTACAAAATTTACGGAGATGATAGAAAGCAAAGCCATGGTAGGACATCACGCACAACAACTGGAGAACAAAACAGTAAGCCCATTGCACGGTCGTCGGGTGACAACAAGGCATCTAAAGAGACAACACCATCCGAAAGAAAGACGGAAGTAAAGACTGGAGAAGGACGAGACTCCGATACAAAAATACATTCCAAAGTTCCGATGTCGACCTCTGAAGATAAACCAAGCAGTGAATCGAAACATAAATCATCATCAAGGTCTGTGTCGAGTACGAATGGTATCGCTGATATGCCATCGTCTGATGCCAAAACAACTACATCAGATACTGATAATTCAATGCAAGATTCTGGCTCctccaagaaatccaaaaatagCTCAGGGAGTAACAACAAGCAGAACTACAAGCCTATCCATTCTTCTGTTTCCTTTCAGGAAGATGTCAAGAAACCAGAAGGAACTACTTCATCAGCTTCACAGCCAAGGATAGAAGGCGATCAGACGACGAATCCATCAACAACAAAGCCCGGCGTAGAAGAGAATATAATCCTCGGCGTTGCTTTGGATGGCTCTAAGAGAACACTTCCTATCGACGACGACACGCCATCTTCCCCTCAAACGACGTTGGGAGCAAAAGATTTGGCTGCTGCATCCCTGAATGGGAACGGGGCGACTGGAGCAACAACTCCCGACAAGGAAACGAAACGGCAGTCTCCTCCTACCACATCTTCTATTGAATAA